The following DNA comes from Mucisphaera calidilacus.
AGCCAGCACGCCCAGGCCGATCAACGCGGCACTCGCGGGCTCGGGAACGTCAACCAGCTCGCCGATCGCCTCAATACCATTGATGTCAATGTACGCGCGGCTGTCATCGGGCAGGCCGACAATACCAAGGTCACTCAAAGCGTAAGCATGATCCCAGAGGTGGCCGCCGTGCCACAGGTACCCGACGAACCCGCTGCTGTCCATCACGAACAGCTCCGAACCCGTCGCGTAGTAACCATCCGGATCAGCCGGATCAACAACCTGCTGGATGCTGAAGATGATCGAGTCCACCGTACTGCTCGTAGGCGGCTCCGCGCCCGGATCAAAGCGGTCGAACACGTCACTGTCACCCACCACGTCACGCACCATCAACGCGTCCAGGTTGATCGCCTCCACACCCGGGAAACCCTCCGTGTCCGACGCCGACGCCGTGCTCGGGACCGGACCCAGCAGCGTCTCCACCGCGCCCACGATGTCCGTCCACATCAGGTAAGGCACACTCGTGCCCGCGCCAACGTCGTAACTCCACACCGACACGCCGCCCGTCGTCACGTCAACGTCCAGCGAATACTTGTCCGCGTCACCCGTCGTCGCGGGCTCCGGACCCCAGACCTCAAGGCCGTCAACGTCCTTCGGCGCAGGCATCCCGTTCACCGACGGAGCCGGCGTCCAAAGCGACTGAACCGCATAGCCCGAGTAGAAACCCGATTCCTCGATCGAGATGTCACCCGAGCCGCCGATCGTGTTCCCGTTCGTCAGCAGCACAGGACCACTCGGCGGAACCGTG
Coding sequences within:
- a CDS encoding PEP-CTERM sorting domain-containing protein is translated as MNRLQTARLIGAGLALSAMSGSAMATIPYSPIALPPGAYPALGPGVITPDLVFGKEYSHDMDESTAGAGGVPDPEQVIAWDGLGGAMDGLDYSGSRGPNYPREQQVDALANHADALYRQLYTPGLRPEFSDRPHLIFTIEDTVARYVPTATGGPPILETPSTVPTVPPSGPVLLTNGNTIGGSGDISIEESGFYSGYAVQSLWTPAPSVNGMPAPKDVDGLEVWGPEPATTGDADKYSLDVDVTTGGVSVWSYDVGAGTSVPYLMWTDIVGAVETLLGPVPSTASASDTEGFPGVEAINLDALMVRDVVGDSDVFDRFDPGAEPPTSSTVDSIIFSIQQVVDPADPDGYYATGSELFVMDSSGFVGYLWHGGHLWDHAYALSDLGIVGLPDDSRAYIDINGIEAIGELVDVPEPASAALIGLGVLAGLRRRVA